The Marinobacter halotolerans genome includes a window with the following:
- a CDS encoding malonate--CoA ligase, translated as MNDNLFSTFAERMTPRSDKTFIETPEGRNYTFGQALELSSRLAGALKALGVTPGDRVAVQVDKSPEAILLYLACLRMGGVYLPLNTGYTASEIGYFLGDAEPALFVCRPESLTDARAIAKEKGCPAVETLGTEADGSLMDKANAAEPFTEIEPRDSDDLAAILYTSGTTGRSKGAMLTHHNLGSNARSLTEAWRFTDADRLIHALPIFHTHGLFVACNVTLMAGGSLYFMPRFDADAIIEAMPRGTALMGVPTFYTRLLQDDRLTPELVANMRLFVSGSAPLTADTHREFEKRTGHAILERYGMTETNMNTSNPYDGDRIAGTVGQPLPGVEVRITDDNHTPLPDGEIGMLEVRGPNVFKGYWRMPEKTREELLEDGFFVTGDLALRDERGYIQIVGRDKDLVISGGFNVYPKEVEQIIDEMDGVSESAVVGVPHPDFGEGVTAVVVLEPGATLTEKEVIGALKEDLARYKQPKRVFFVESLPRNTMGKVQKKQLREDYKDIYQNPA; from the coding sequence ATGAATGACAATCTCTTCAGTACCTTTGCCGAGCGCATGACCCCGCGCTCCGACAAAACCTTTATTGAAACGCCGGAGGGCCGTAACTACACCTTCGGTCAGGCACTTGAGCTCAGCAGCCGGCTGGCCGGTGCCTTGAAGGCGTTGGGCGTGACCCCGGGGGACCGCGTTGCGGTGCAGGTCGACAAGAGCCCGGAGGCAATACTGCTGTATCTGGCCTGCCTGCGGATGGGGGGTGTCTATCTGCCGCTGAATACCGGCTACACTGCGTCAGAGATCGGCTATTTCCTGGGGGACGCGGAGCCGGCGCTGTTTGTCTGCCGTCCGGAATCGCTGACCGATGCCCGGGCCATTGCGAAGGAGAAGGGTTGCCCGGCAGTTGAAACCCTCGGGACCGAAGCCGATGGTTCGCTGATGGACAAGGCCAACGCCGCCGAGCCCTTTACCGAAATTGAACCCCGGGACAGCGACGACCTGGCCGCCATTCTTTATACCTCCGGCACCACCGGTCGCTCCAAGGGCGCGATGCTGACACACCACAACCTGGGCTCTAACGCCCGGTCGCTGACCGAGGCCTGGCGTTTCACCGACGCGGACCGGTTGATTCATGCGTTGCCTATTTTCCACACCCACGGCCTGTTTGTGGCCTGCAACGTGACCCTGATGGCGGGCGGCAGTCTCTATTTCATGCCGCGTTTCGACGCCGATGCCATCATTGAGGCCATGCCACGGGGCACCGCCCTGATGGGCGTGCCTACCTTTTATACCCGCCTGCTGCAGGATGACCGGCTGACCCCGGAGCTGGTGGCGAACATGCGTCTGTTTGTCTCCGGCTCCGCCCCGCTGACGGCGGACACCCACCGGGAATTCGAAAAGCGCACCGGCCATGCCATTCTGGAGCGTTATGGCATGACCGAAACCAATATGAATACCTCCAACCCCTATGATGGCGACCGCATAGCCGGCACTGTTGGCCAGCCTTTGCCCGGAGTGGAGGTTCGCATTACCGACGACAACCACACACCTCTGCCGGATGGCGAGATCGGTATGCTGGAAGTGCGCGGCCCCAACGTGTTCAAGGGGTACTGGCGGATGCCGGAAAAAACCCGGGAAGAACTACTAGAAGACGGCTTTTTTGTCACCGGCGACCTGGCCCTGCGGGATGAACGGGGCTACATCCAGATTGTGGGCCGCGACAAGGACCTGGTGATCTCCGGCGGCTTCAACGTGTACCCCAAGGAAGTGGAGCAGATCATCGATGAGATGGATGGCGTCTCGGAATCAGCGGTCGTGGGCGTGCCCCATCCCGACTTCGGTGAGGGCGTAACCGCAGTCGTTGTTCTGGAGCCGGGCGCAACCCTGACCGAGAAGGAGGTCATCGGCGCGTTGAAGGAGGACCTTGCCCGCTACAAGCAGCCCAAGCGAGTCTTCTTTGTGGAAAGCCTGCCCAGAAACACCATGGGCAAGGTCCAGAAGAAACAGCTCCGGGAAGACTACAAGGACATCTATCAGAACCCGGCCTGA
- a CDS encoding malonyl-CoA decarboxylase has product MNMSFLQELFSNITQREALLRRRGGGGVADPAKLLEACKALLNSDGEVSSITHASHALDIYSRLDDAGKTVFFERLATDFSADPAEIDAAYEAYRQSRDNTALEHLFEACEPRRQELLRRLNLSTGGTHEIVKMREDMLRLMKGHAEFEPINADFIHLFASWFNRGFLVLKRIDWNTPATILEKIIRYEAVHKIQDWDDLRRRLDARDRRCFAFFHPAIGDEPLIFVEVALTRGLPAQIQTILASDRYDIDSAESANAAAFFGISNCQVGLRGISFGNFLIKQVVQELKQELPNLKHFVTLSPMPGFRRWLQTTYLEHPELLEPDAVETLRHLDDPSWTEDPERSEALDNVIRPLAARYLLKTKAADGQPMNPVARFHLGNGAELHRINWLGDVSAQGIQQSCGLMVNYLYVLDNIERNHEQYTANYTIVCSSSVRDLSKRGRKLLKGETTK; this is encoded by the coding sequence ATGAACATGAGTTTTCTTCAGGAACTGTTCAGTAATATTACCCAGCGTGAAGCGCTACTCCGGCGGCGCGGTGGTGGCGGTGTTGCCGACCCTGCCAAGCTGCTTGAGGCCTGCAAGGCGCTGCTGAACAGCGATGGGGAAGTGTCCAGTATTACCCATGCCAGCCATGCGCTGGATATCTACTCACGCCTGGACGACGCTGGAAAAACCGTGTTTTTCGAGCGCCTGGCCACGGACTTTTCCGCTGACCCGGCTGAAATTGACGCGGCCTACGAGGCCTACCGGCAATCCCGTGACAATACCGCGCTGGAGCACCTGTTCGAGGCCTGTGAGCCACGCAGACAGGAGCTGCTGCGGCGTCTGAACCTGAGTACCGGCGGAACCCACGAAATCGTAAAGATGCGGGAAGACATGCTGCGCCTGATGAAGGGCCATGCAGAGTTTGAGCCCATCAATGCAGACTTCATCCATCTGTTCGCGTCCTGGTTCAACCGGGGTTTTCTGGTACTCAAGCGCATTGACTGGAATACCCCGGCCACCATTCTGGAGAAAATCATCCGCTACGAGGCGGTGCACAAAATTCAGGACTGGGACGACCTTCGCCGGCGGCTGGACGCCCGTGACCGCCGCTGTTTTGCGTTTTTCCATCCGGCCATCGGTGACGAACCGCTGATCTTTGTGGAGGTGGCACTGACCCGGGGGCTGCCGGCCCAGATCCAGACCATCCTGGCCAGTGACCGGTACGATATCGATTCCGCCGAGTCCGCCAACGCGGCGGCCTTTTTTGGCATCAGCAACTGCCAGGTAGGGCTGCGGGGCATCTCCTTCGGCAATTTCCTGATCAAGCAGGTGGTTCAGGAGCTGAAACAGGAGCTGCCCAATCTCAAGCACTTTGTCACGCTCTCACCCATGCCGGGATTCCGCCGGTGGCTGCAAACCACCTACCTGGAACACCCGGAGCTTCTGGAGCCAGATGCCGTGGAGACGCTCAGGCATCTTGACGACCCGAGCTGGACAGAGGATCCGGAACGATCCGAGGCACTGGATAACGTGATTCGCCCGCTGGCGGCCCGCTATCTGCTGAAAACCAAGGCCGCTGATGGCCAGCCGATGAATCCGGTGGCGCGTTTCCATCTGGGTAACGGTGCTGAGCTACACCGGATCAACTGGCTGGGTGACGTGTCGGCACAGGGCATACAGCAGTCCTGCGGCCTCATGGTCAATTACCTCTATGTGCTCGATAACATCGAGCGCAATCACGAACAGTACACCGCCAACTACACCATCGTGTGCTCCTCTAGCGTACGAGATTTGAGCAAGCGCGGGCGTAAACTGCTTAAGGGAGAAACCACAAAATGA
- a CDS encoding TRAP transporter large permease produces the protein MDPVTSGILVLLALLFLMAIGTPIAFALGGVSIAALVIDRGMGELTYFGETFFGSIASFGFVAIPMFILMGAAVASSPTGKDLYRSLDLWMGRLPGGLAISNIAACSVFSALSGSSPATCAAIGKLGIPEMQKRGYPNGVAAGCIAAGGTLGILIPPSVTMIVYGISTETSIGRLFIAGAVPGLMLALLFMAWTLIACKLAGGYDTPSALSGMASKVKENVEGNARALLRVLPFLAVVMAILFALYGGVATPSEAAGVGAFLCIALAIFVYRMWQAKPLKTIFRDALRESVMIMLIIAAAEIFAYALSSLYITQTLAGGIADLEVNRWVLMGAINLFLLVAGFFLPPVAVIVMTAPILLPIILAANFDPYWFAVILTINLEIGLITPPVGLNLFIIKGIAPDISLRDVLMGSLPYALCMVVGIILLCFFPQIALWLPDMMMNKPIS, from the coding sequence ATGGATCCTGTTACCAGTGGAATCCTCGTGTTGTTGGCCCTGCTGTTTCTGATGGCTATCGGCACTCCCATTGCCTTCGCGCTGGGCGGCGTGTCCATTGCCGCGCTGGTGATCGACAGGGGTATGGGCGAACTGACGTATTTTGGTGAAACCTTTTTCGGCAGCATTGCGTCGTTCGGTTTTGTCGCCATCCCCATGTTCATCCTGATGGGCGCCGCCGTGGCCTCATCGCCGACGGGCAAGGACCTTTATCGGTCCCTCGATCTGTGGATGGGGCGTCTGCCGGGCGGCCTCGCGATTTCCAATATCGCCGCCTGCTCGGTGTTCTCTGCCCTGTCCGGGTCATCCCCGGCCACCTGTGCGGCCATCGGCAAACTGGGCATTCCGGAAATGCAGAAGCGGGGTTACCCCAACGGCGTTGCCGCAGGCTGTATTGCCGCCGGCGGCACCCTGGGCATCCTGATTCCGCCGTCCGTCACCATGATCGTCTATGGCATCTCGACGGAAACGTCGATTGGCCGGCTCTTCATCGCCGGTGCGGTACCCGGCCTGATGCTGGCGCTCCTGTTTATGGCCTGGACGCTGATCGCCTGCAAACTGGCCGGCGGCTACGATACACCCAGCGCCCTTTCGGGCATGGCCTCGAAGGTCAAGGAGAACGTCGAGGGGAACGCCCGCGCCTTGCTCCGCGTGCTGCCGTTCCTTGCCGTGGTCATGGCCATTCTTTTCGCTCTTTACGGCGGGGTTGCAACGCCCTCTGAAGCGGCGGGTGTGGGCGCGTTCCTGTGTATCGCGCTGGCCATCTTCGTCTACCGGATGTGGCAGGCAAAGCCCCTGAAAACCATCTTTCGGGATGCCTTGCGGGAAAGCGTGATGATCATGCTGATCATCGCCGCAGCAGAGATCTTTGCCTACGCGTTATCGTCGCTGTACATCACCCAGACGCTTGCCGGTGGCATTGCCGATCTGGAAGTAAACCGCTGGGTGCTGATGGGGGCCATTAACCTGTTCCTGCTGGTAGCCGGGTTCTTCCTTCCGCCGGTTGCTGTGATCGTCATGACCGCACCTATCCTGCTGCCGATCATCCTTGCGGCGAACTTCGACCCCTACTGGTTCGCGGTCATTCTGACCATCAACCTGGAAATTGGTCTGATTACGCCGCCGGTGGGTCTTAACCTGTTCATAATAAAGGGGATTGCCCCGGATATTTCCCTGAGAGATGTGCTGATGGGCAGCCTGCCCTACGCCCTTTGCATGGTTGTGGGCATCATTCTGCTCTGCTTCTTCCCACAGATTGCGTTGTGGCTGCCAGACATGATGATGAACAAACCAATCTCGTGA
- a CDS encoding TRAP transporter small permease subunit gives MSDSVSHSRPAPTGISGTYVRLMDRLSMIAAVIAGSLLGIGVLTVCHMVFVRYVLGESTVWQTEFTTYAISSAMLLGAPYVLLTGGHVAVTVLSDSLTGVAKKGVDVLGGLCGIGFCLALTYGSWIYVHEAWSEGWTTGTVWNPPLWPAIAPMAIGATMLSLQYVAEFLRGGQ, from the coding sequence ATGTCCGACTCTGTTTCCCATTCAAGACCCGCTCCTACGGGTATTAGCGGTACCTACGTTCGCCTGATGGACCGGCTTTCAATGATTGCTGCAGTCATTGCCGGAAGCCTGTTGGGCATAGGCGTTCTTACCGTTTGTCACATGGTTTTCGTGCGTTACGTGCTGGGCGAAAGCACTGTCTGGCAAACCGAATTCACTACCTATGCCATCAGCAGCGCGATGCTGTTGGGCGCACCCTATGTATTGCTGACCGGCGGCCACGTTGCGGTCACCGTTTTGTCCGATTCCCTGACTGGTGTTGCCAAAAAAGGTGTAGACGTGCTGGGCGGATTGTGCGGCATCGGCTTTTGTCTGGCGCTGACCTATGGGTCGTGGATCTACGTTCACGAGGCATGGTCGGAAGGCTGGACCACTGGCACCGTCTGGAATCCACCGCTATGGCCTGCCATAGCCCCGATGGCGATTGGGGCGACCATGCTGTCGCTTCAGTATGTCGCTGAATTTCTGCGCGGAGGGCAATAA
- the dctP gene encoding TRAP transporter substrate-binding protein DctP — protein MNKKALSLVVAAGLAFSASLASAETVLRASHQFPGGKGDVRDEMVQLIAEEVKKADVGLTVQVYPGQSLFKAKEQWAAMTQGRLDMTALPLDYASGRHPEFSATLMPGLVRNHERAQRLNDSEFMGMIKKVINDAGVRVLADAWLAGGFASDVRCITSPDTVEGQTMRAAGPAFDEMLAEAGASIASMPSSEIYTAMQTGVLDGANTSSGSFVSYRIYEQVTCLTAPGENALWFMYEPILISERSWDRLTPEQQEALTDAGQKAEEFFAGEAAQLDQKMADVFRENGVEVISMSADDYQAWLKIAKESSYKSFAEKVPNGQALIDAALAVE, from the coding sequence ATGAACAAGAAAGCCTTATCACTGGTTGTGGCCGCGGGCCTTGCTTTCTCTGCCAGCCTTGCGTCGGCAGAAACCGTACTTCGTGCATCTCACCAGTTCCCCGGCGGTAAAGGGGATGTGCGTGATGAAATGGTTCAGTTGATTGCTGAAGAAGTGAAAAAAGCCGATGTGGGCCTCACGGTCCAGGTCTATCCCGGGCAGTCACTGTTCAAGGCAAAAGAGCAGTGGGCCGCCATGACCCAGGGACGTCTGGACATGACCGCACTGCCTCTGGACTACGCCAGTGGGCGTCATCCCGAGTTCTCAGCCACACTCATGCCGGGTCTCGTTCGTAATCACGAGCGCGCCCAGCGGCTCAACGATTCTGAATTCATGGGCATGATCAAGAAAGTGATCAATGACGCCGGTGTTCGGGTCCTGGCCGATGCCTGGCTGGCTGGTGGCTTTGCCTCCGATGTTCGCTGCATTACCTCGCCCGACACCGTAGAGGGGCAGACCATGCGTGCTGCAGGACCGGCGTTTGACGAAATGCTGGCAGAAGCAGGTGCGTCTATCGCTTCCATGCCGTCCTCGGAAATCTACACAGCTATGCAGACCGGTGTTCTGGACGGAGCTAACACATCCTCCGGCTCGTTTGTCTCATACCGCATCTACGAGCAGGTGACCTGCCTGACTGCCCCGGGCGAAAACGCGCTCTGGTTCATGTACGAGCCCATTCTGATCTCCGAGCGCAGCTGGGACCGTCTGACTCCGGAGCAGCAGGAAGCACTGACCGATGCCGGACAAAAAGCGGAAGAGTTTTTCGCGGGAGAAGCAGCGCAGCTCGACCAGAAAATGGCCGATGTCTTCCGTGAGAACGGCGTAGAGGTCATCTCGATGTCCGCGGATGACTACCAGGCATGGCTGAAGATTGCGAAAGAAAGTTCCTACAAGTCCTTCGCTGAAAAGGTGCCCAACGGGCAGGCCCTGATTGATGCGGCACTCGCGGTTGAATAA
- a CDS encoding GntR family transcriptional regulator, protein MKRSNTQRLKDSLEDDIINGRLSPGERLDPEELAERFQVSRTPIREAIHQLTASGLVTVVPKKGTFVAKVGVEQLIEMFEVMAELEGMCGRLAARRITQKELDGLSESLHRCEQVASTGDPDEYYYENEDFHQRIYRASHNGYLVREANQLKQRLKPYRRLQLQVRNRVSNSLNEHRAIHAAIKAGDAAAAEDAMRQHVLIQGERFSDFVATMKQFNSQAS, encoded by the coding sequence GTGAAACGCTCAAATACTCAGCGACTTAAAGACTCCCTGGAAGATGACATCATTAACGGACGGTTATCGCCGGGAGAAAGACTGGACCCCGAAGAGCTGGCCGAGCGCTTTCAGGTATCCCGCACCCCCATCCGCGAGGCCATCCACCAGCTGACCGCCAGCGGGCTGGTGACCGTTGTTCCCAAAAAGGGCACGTTCGTGGCCAAGGTGGGAGTGGAGCAGTTGATCGAGATGTTTGAAGTCATGGCGGAACTGGAAGGCATGTGCGGGCGCCTGGCAGCAAGGCGCATCACCCAGAAGGAGCTGGACGGCCTGAGCGAATCACTCCATCGGTGCGAGCAGGTAGCCAGCACCGGCGACCCGGATGAATACTATTACGAGAACGAGGATTTCCATCAGCGCATCTACCGGGCCAGCCACAACGGCTATCTGGTCAGGGAAGCAAACCAGCTCAAGCAGCGGCTCAAGCCCTACCGCCGGCTGCAGCTACAGGTCCGCAACCGGGTCAGCAATTCACTGAACGAGCACCGCGCCATTCATGCGGCGATAAAAGCCGGTGATGCCGCAGCCGCCGAAGACGCGATGCGCCAGCATGTGCTGATTCAGGGTGAGCGCTTCAGCGATTTTGTCGCCACCATGAAACAGTTCAACAGCCAAGCATCATAA
- the hemN gene encoding oxygen-independent coproporphyrinogen III oxidase, with protein MTSIPALEPRHSALPDFIWNDALIRRYDLSGPRYTSYPTAVEFNQSYPVADMVDAAARSRASGRPLSLYTHLPFCAHLCYYCACNKVITKKRDKAMPYVERVLKEAAIQSELFGGHRPVKQLHWGGGTPTFLPKDVMEYLMAGYGELFNLQTNDDRDYSVEIDPREVDQDTLPTLWNLGFNRISLGVQDVNPQVQKAVNRIQPREMTETVLNEARRIGFRSINLDLIYGLPFQTPESFADTLEAVIEMSPDRLSVFSYAHLPDRFYPQTRIQADTLPSPQQKLTILQNTINRLLDAGYEYIGMDHFARPDDSLSVAQREGRLHRNFQGYTTHSECDLVSLGVSAIGQTDDAYFQNNHDLPSWEAAIDAGQLAINKGVNLTRDDRIRRWVIGQLICQFRLDRQQFSALWQEELDRYFTDELNRLKPMIQDQLIADNGTVLQVQPAGRLLIRAICQIFDLYRKEGASQRFSRII; from the coding sequence ATGACCTCCATTCCCGCCCTTGAGCCCCGCCACTCCGCGCTGCCGGACTTCATCTGGAACGACGCCCTGATCCGCCGCTACGATCTCAGCGGTCCCAGGTATACCTCCTATCCCACGGCAGTGGAGTTCAATCAGAGCTACCCGGTTGCCGACATGGTGGACGCTGCCGCACGCAGCAGGGCAAGCGGACGGCCGCTTTCGCTTTACACCCATCTGCCGTTCTGTGCGCACCTTTGCTACTACTGCGCCTGCAACAAGGTGATCACCAAAAAGCGCGACAAGGCGATGCCCTACGTGGAGCGTGTGCTGAAAGAGGCGGCGATCCAGTCCGAGCTTTTCGGTGGCCACCGGCCGGTGAAGCAGCTGCACTGGGGCGGCGGCACGCCCACCTTTCTGCCCAAGGATGTAATGGAATATCTGATGGCCGGCTATGGAGAGCTGTTCAACCTGCAGACTAACGACGATCGGGATTACAGCGTGGAAATCGATCCCCGGGAAGTGGATCAGGACACCCTGCCAACCCTTTGGAATCTGGGCTTCAATCGCATCAGCCTTGGCGTGCAGGACGTGAATCCGCAGGTACAGAAAGCGGTGAATCGCATTCAGCCCAGAGAGATGACCGAGACTGTGCTCAATGAGGCCCGGCGGATCGGTTTTCGCTCAATCAACCTGGACCTGATTTATGGCCTGCCTTTTCAGACGCCCGAAAGTTTTGCCGATACTCTGGAAGCGGTGATCGAGATGTCCCCGGACCGGCTGTCGGTGTTCAGCTACGCCCACCTGCCGGACCGCTTCTACCCACAGACCCGGATTCAGGCGGATACATTGCCCAGCCCGCAGCAGAAGCTGACCATTCTGCAAAACACCATCAACCGGTTGCTGGACGCCGGCTATGAATACATTGGCATGGACCACTTTGCCAGGCCCGATGACAGCCTGTCTGTGGCCCAGCGCGAAGGCCGCCTGCACCGGAACTTCCAGGGCTATACCACCCACTCCGAGTGCGATCTGGTGTCTCTGGGCGTCTCCGCTATTGGTCAGACCGACGATGCCTATTTCCAGAACAATCATGACTTGCCGTCCTGGGAGGCGGCCATCGACGCGGGTCAGCTGGCCATCAACAAAGGCGTGAACCTGACCCGGGATGATCGCATCCGTCGGTGGGTGATCGGCCAGCTGATCTGCCAGTTCCGTTTGGATCGACAGCAGTTCTCGGCCCTGTGGCAGGAAGAGCTGGATCGTTACTTCACGGATGAACTGAACCGACTGAAGCCAATGATTCAGGACCAACTGATCGCCGATAATGGCACCGTGCTTCAGGTCCAGCCTGCCGGTCGGTTGCTGATTCGCGCCATCTGCCAGATTTTTGACCTCTATCGGAAGGAAGGTGCGAGTCAGCGGTTTTCCCGGATCATTTGA
- a CDS encoding porin family protein has protein sequence MSFTFRSAFPPALMLAAMVPANAQADDPLVRSENDDYRLEISGQLNRALLVADDGDKTTLLNVDNNNSSSRIRFVAESTNDGPLDAGAAYEAEFTINNSASISQEEGGENNTEAFEARRAEVYLEHERLGTLWLGQGPTATDSLTQQDLSGTMNAGFSFTSLVGGGILFRDSGTGQLSNTDLGDVSDNLDGFGRNTRLRYDFPEIGDWEFRTSVINDGAVDAGAFYSSEFNDLRIEAAFGVGNASELGDINDPAAYDYQMSGSISVRNDNGYNLTFATGHAASRVSNRDDLTFFYTKAGYRSEPFPQLGNTALSVDWGQTRNEDQNNDRSDVIGVQLVQDIDVINTETYATVRRASLDRDAEQFDDLLIAMVGFRLDF, from the coding sequence ATGTCTTTTACCTTTCGTTCTGCCTTTCCGCCGGCACTCATGCTTGCGGCCATGGTTCCAGCGAACGCCCAGGCCGATGACCCGCTGGTCCGATCAGAAAACGATGACTACCGTCTCGAGATTTCCGGCCAGCTAAACCGGGCCCTGCTGGTTGCCGACGACGGTGACAAAACCACGCTGCTGAACGTGGATAACAACAATAGCTCTTCACGCATACGGTTTGTGGCCGAATCCACCAACGACGGCCCGCTGGATGCTGGCGCCGCCTATGAGGCGGAATTCACCATTAACAACAGTGCCAGCATCAGCCAGGAAGAAGGGGGAGAGAACAACACCGAGGCGTTCGAAGCCAGGCGGGCCGAGGTTTACCTGGAGCATGAACGGCTGGGCACGCTCTGGCTTGGCCAGGGACCCACAGCCACCGATAGCCTTACCCAGCAGGACCTGTCTGGCACCATGAACGCAGGGTTTTCATTCACAAGCCTTGTCGGTGGGGGCATCCTTTTTCGGGACAGTGGCACCGGCCAGCTCAGCAACACCGACCTGGGCGACGTATCCGACAACCTTGACGGTTTCGGCCGGAACACCCGTCTACGGTATGACTTCCCAGAAATCGGCGACTGGGAATTTCGCACCTCGGTCATCAACGACGGTGCGGTTGATGCCGGCGCTTTCTATTCATCCGAGTTCAATGACCTGCGCATTGAGGCTGCATTCGGCGTCGGTAATGCCAGTGAACTGGGGGATATCAATGACCCGGCCGCCTACGACTACCAGATGTCAGGCTCCATCTCCGTGCGCAACGACAACGGCTATAACCTGACCTTTGCCACCGGCCACGCAGCTTCCCGAGTGAGCAACCGTGACGACCTGACCTTCTTCTACACAAAGGCCGGTTACCGCTCCGAACCCTTCCCCCAGCTGGGCAATACAGCACTGTCCGTTGACTGGGGCCAGACCCGCAACGAAGACCAGAACAATGATCGGTCCGATGTCATCGGTGTGCAGCTGGTGCAGGACATCGACGTCATTAACACCGAAACCTATGCCACAGTCCGCCGCGCATCCCTGGACCGGGATGCTGAGCAGTTCGACGACCTGCTGATCGCCATGGTCGGTTTCCGTCTGGATTTCTGA
- a CDS encoding alpha/beta hydrolase — protein sequence MKISALKKDSKDTGTRVAQVTGVSAKGPISAYVISPAGPATNPAMIAIHGISRNAGELVEQFQAEATMNNRVVIVPHFDQKTWPVFQRITGKHRPDLALLSLINTLRQSGLLDEQRISLFGYSGGAQLAHRFAMLFPELVDELHLGAAGWYTLPVPKLPYPLGIGPGASKGNWHLLMESSLHQFLERRIHVYVGSEDTLTDSSLRREPLLNRIQGDTRYERAERYVSLITHYQLEMGLPGNAHLEVLEGCGHDFSQCCNQGGMLSRIAATSSNRDRV from the coding sequence GTGAAGATTTCCGCCCTGAAGAAAGACAGCAAGGATACTGGCACCCGGGTAGCACAGGTGACCGGCGTAAGCGCAAAAGGTCCGATCTCCGCCTATGTGATTTCACCGGCAGGCCCCGCCACAAACCCAGCGATGATTGCGATCCACGGCATCTCACGGAACGCCGGGGAACTGGTGGAGCAATTTCAGGCCGAGGCCACGATGAACAATCGGGTCGTGATCGTCCCCCACTTCGATCAAAAAACCTGGCCCGTTTTCCAGCGCATCACCGGGAAGCATCGTCCCGACCTGGCGCTCCTGTCACTGATCAACACACTGCGTCAGAGCGGCCTTTTGGATGAACAGCGTATCAGCCTCTTCGGGTATTCCGGTGGCGCACAACTGGCTCACCGTTTCGCCATGCTGTTCCCGGAACTGGTCGACGAGCTGCACCTGGGAGCAGCTGGCTGGTACACACTGCCGGTTCCCAAACTGCCCTACCCCCTGGGCATCGGCCCGGGGGCCAGCAAGGGCAACTGGCACCTGCTGATGGAAAGCAGCCTGCACCAGTTCCTGGAGCGCAGGATTCACGTCTACGTTGGCAGTGAAGACACCCTGACCGACAGTTCCCTGAGGCGTGAACCACTGCTGAACCGCATCCAGGGTGATACCCGCTACGAACGCGCAGAACGCTACGTAAGCCTGATCACGCACTATCAGTTGGAGATGGGCTTACCGGGCAATGCGCACCTCGAGGTGCTTGAGGGGTGCGGTCACGATTTTTCTCAATGCTGTAACCAGGGCGGAATGCTCTCGCGCATTGCCGCCACGAGCAGTAACCGTGACCGGGTCTGA